Proteins encoded by one window of Sphaerodactylus townsendi isolate TG3544 linkage group LG02, MPM_Stown_v2.3, whole genome shotgun sequence:
- the LOC125427096 gene encoding zinc finger protein 721-like isoform X11: MASCREGPLLAPVSRREGGSGSCMRSAVSFEEVAVFFTEEEWALLDSGQRKLYREVMERNYKTVGFLRNYLSQKALQVPERSILPIVAVQGAVFPREEKICNMEFHQVSLLSCFPRLEGEFGSCASAGKTPTVSFEEVAVFFTEEEWTLLDPGQRKLFWEVMEENYETVTSLAAGVREMVTEKVSRRLVVGKDKDLQMEAKSGDQTASKQKRRKKREAKEKQKKKLADFQSRNQPEISAQEEIQQRNTRHKGALKDSRFRWNTYKCLECGKSFSCSSSLTKHQKLHRRQKPYKSPECGKCFSHNVQFTAHQKVHLGEKPYKCLECGKCFTWKSRLTVHHRVHIGVKPYECLECGMCFSQSDQLNVHHRVHTGEKTYKCLECGKCFTWKSQLTGHQKVHTGEKSYKCLECGKNFSYICHLRTHQWVHFKKKELYKCLECGKSFSCNRNLISHQRIHTGEKPYNCLECEKCFKRKDQLTVHHRIHTGEKPYKCLECGKTFSCNRNLISHQRIHTGEKPYNCLECEKCFTRKDQLAVHHRIHTGEKPYKCLECGKTFSCNRNLISHQRVHTGEKPYKSLECGNSFSCQSNLTKHQMVHTGEKPYKCLECGKCFTRKDQLTIHQRVHSGEKPYKCLECGKCFTRKDQLAVHHRIHTGEKPYKCLECGKTFSCNGSLFQHQRSHTGENPYKCQECGKSFSSQSNLTKHQMVHTGEKPYKCLECGKCFSRNSHLTIHQRVHTGEKPYKCLECGKCFSRSSRLSVHQRIHTGEKPYKCLECGKFFSRSDQLNVHQRVHTGEKPYKCLECEKTFSFNSGLSKHQRIHTGEKPYKCLECGKCFSQISHLTVHQRVHTGEKPYKCLECGKCFSRSAQLIIHQRVHTGEKPYKCMECGKSFIRIDQLTVHHRVHTGEKPYKCQECGKTFSSSYAVRTHQWVHTGEKPYKCLECEKTYSRKSDLTQHQRIHTGEKPYKCLECGKCFTWNGQLTMHHRVHTGEKPYKCQECKKTFSLNRDLRKHQWVHIGEKPYKCLECGNTFSCNGDLDKHQRVHTGEKPCKCLECGKSFSHNGQLTKHQRVHTGEKPYKCLECGKCFSQSSHLTIHQRIHTVEKPYKCLECGKIFSCNGDLRKHKRIHTGEKPYTCLECGKSFSRNDHLNLHQRVHTGEKPYKCLECGKSFSRNGHLKVHQWVHTGEKPYKCLECGKSFTLNGYLTVHQRVHTGEKPYKCLECGKNFSYSRDLRTHQSVHKGEEPYKCMECGKSMSSNRTFRIHQRIHTGEKPYKCLECGKCFSQKGQLTDHQWVHTGEKPYKCLECGKSFPCKSSLSKHQRVHSGEKPYKCLECEKTFSSNYALNHHQRIHTGEKPYKCLECGKSFSWNDRLNVHQRVHTGEKPYKCLECGKSFSRNRRLKIHQRVHISNPRFPLVIRPRIIKPKPMNTEATFSIGINVNPINPF, encoded by the exons ATGGCGTCCTGTCGGGAGGGTCCTCTCCTGGCTCCCGTCTCCCGGCGGGAGGGAGGATCCGGCTCTTGCATG AGATCTGCAGTGTCCTTTGAGGAGGTCGCCGTGTTCTTCACGGAGGAggaatgggctctgctggattCAGGGCAAAGAAAACTCTACCGGGAAGTTATGGAGCGAAATTACAAGACAGTGGGCTTTCTGA GGAACTACCTTTCCCAGAAGGCCTTGCAAGTGCCAGAGAGGTCAATCTTGCCTATTGTCGCTGTCCAGGGAGCAGTTTTTCCTAGAGAAGAAAAAATATGCAATATGGAATTCCACCAagtctctcttctttcttgtttcccCCGGCTGGAGGGAGAGTTTGGTTCTTGCGCATCTGCAGGAAAG acacCCACAGTGTCCTTTGAGGAGGTCGCCGTGTTCTTCACGGAGGAGGAGTGGACTCTGCTGGATCCAGGCCAAAGAAAACTCTTCTGGGAAGTTATGGAGGAAAATTATGAGACCGTCACCTCTCTGG ctgcaggaGTGAGGGAGATGGTAACAGAAAAGGTTTCAAGAAggcttgttgtggggaaagacaAAGACCTGCAGATGGAAGCGAAATCTGGAGATCAAACGGCGTCAAAGCAAAAGcgcagaaagaaaagagaagcaaaagagaagcaaaagaagaaattgGCTGACTTTCAGAGCAGAAATCAACCTGAGATCTCAGCCCAAGAGGAAATACAGCAGAGAAACACAAGGCATAAGGGTGCATTAAAAGACTCAAGGTTCCGCTGGAACACATATAAATGCctagagtgtgggaagagcttctctTGCAGTAGCAGCCTAACTAAGCATCAGAAGCTTCACAGAAGGCAAAAGCCATATAAGTCTCCGGAGTGTGGAAAATGCTTCTCTCATAATGTTCAATTTACTGCCCATCAAAAGGTTCACCTGggtgagaagccatataaatgtctggaatgTGGAAAGTGTTTCACCTGGAAAAGTCGGCTAACTGTACATCACAGGGTTCACATAGGGGTGAAGCCTTatgaatgcctggagtgtggaatgTGCTTCTCGCAGAGTGACCAACTAAATGTACATCAcagggttcacacaggggagaagacttataaatgtctggaatgtggaaagtgcttcacCTGGAAAAGTCAGCTAACTGgacatcaaaaggttcacacaggggagaagtcttataaatgtttggaatgtggaaagaattTCTCTTATATTTGTCACTTAAGAACACATCAAtgggttcattttaaaaaaaaggaactttataaatgcctggagtgtggaaagagcttctcttGCAATCGCAACCTAATATcacatcaaaggattcacacaggggagaagccttaTAATTGCTTGGAGTGTGAAAAGTGCTTCAAAAGGAAAGATCAACTAACTGTACATCACAGGATTCATACGGGGGAGAAGccttacaaatgcctggagtgtggaaagaccttCTCTTGCAATCGCAACCTAATATcacatcaaaggattcacacaggggagaagccttaTAATTGCTTGGAGTGTGAAAAGTGCTTCACTAGGAAAGATCAACTAGCTGTACATCACAGGATTCATACGGGGGAGAAGccttacaaatgcctggagtgtggaaagaccttCTCTTGCAATCGCAACCTAATATCACATCagagggttcacacaggggagaagccttaTAAGagcctggagtgtggaaacagCTTCTCTTGCCAAAGCAATCTAACTAAACATCAaatggttcacacaggggagaagccatataaatgcttggagtgtggaaagtgcttcactCGGAAAGATCAACTAACTATACACCAGAGGGTACACagtggagagaagccatataaatgcttggagtgtggaaagtgcttcactAGGAAAGATCAACTAGCTGTACATCACAGGATTCATACGGGGGAGAAGccttacaaatgcctggagtgtggaaagaccttCTCTTGTAATGGCAGCCTATTTCAGCATCAAAGGAGTCACACAGGTGAGAATCCTTATAAATGccaggaatgtggaaagagcttctctaGCCAAAGCAATCTAACTAAACATCAGatggttcacacaggggagaagccatataaatgcttggagtgtggaaagtgtttcTCTCGAAATAGCCATTTAACTATACATCAGAgggttcacactggggagaagccatacaaatgcctggagtgtggaaaatgctTCTCTCGAAGTAGCCGACTAAGTGTacatcaaaggattcacactggggagaagccatacaaatgcctggagtgtggaaagttcTTCTCGCGGAGCGACCAACTAAATGTACATCagagggttcacacaggggagaagccttacaaatgcctggagtgtgaaaAGACCTTCTCTTTTAATAGTGGCCTAAGTAAACATCAAAGGATCCACACTggtgagaagccatataa atgcttggagtgtggaaagtgcttctctcaaaTTAGCCACCTAACTGTACATCAGAGggttcacactggagagaaaccatataaatgcctggagtgtgggaagtgCTTCTCGCGGAGTGCCCAACTAATCATACATCagagggttcacacaggggagaagccttaTAAATgcatggaatgtggaaagagcttcattCGGATTGATCAGCTAACTGTTCATCAcagggttcacacaggggagaagccatataaatgccaggagtgtggaaagaccTTCTCCTCCAGTTACGCTGTAAGAACACATCAgtgggttcacacaggggagaagccttaCAAATGTCTGGAGTGTGAAAAGACCTACTCTCGTAAAAGTGATCTAACTCaacatcaaaggattcacacaggtgagaagccatataaatgcttggagtgtggaaagtgcttcactTGGAACGGTCAGCTAACTATGCATCACAgggttcacacaggagagaagccttacaaatgccaggagtgtaAAAAGACCTTCTCTCTTAATCGTGACCTAAGGAAACATCAGTGGGTTCACataggagagaagccatataaatgcttggagtgtggaaacacctTCTCTTGTAATGGTGACTTAGATAaacatcaaagggttcacactggagagaagccatgtaagtgcctggagtgtggaaagagcttctctcATAATGGTCAACTAACGAAACATCAGAGGGTTCACAcgggggagaagccatataaatgtttggagtgtggaaagtgcttttctCAAAGTAGCCACCTAACTATACATCAGAGGATTCACACTgtagagaagccatataaatgcttggagtgtggaaagatcTTCTCTTGTAATGGTGACCTAAGAAAACATAAAAG gattcacacaggggagaagccatatacatgcttggagtgtggaaagagcttctcgCGGAATGACCACCTAAACTTACATCAacgggttcacacaggggagaagccatataaatgcttggagtgtggaaagagcttctcacGGAATGGCCATCTAAAAGTACATCAgtgggttcacacaggggagaagccatataaatgtctggaatgtggaaagagcttcactcTGAATGGTTATCTAACTGTACATCAGAGGgttcatacaggggagaagccTTATAAATGCCTTGAATGTGGAAAGAACTTTTCTTATAGTCGTGACTTAAGAACACATCAATCGGTTCACAAAGGTGAGGAACCTTATAAATgcatggaatgtggaaagagcatGTCTTCCAATCGCACCTTTAGAATacatcaaaggattcacacaggggagaagccatataaatgcctagagtgtggaaagtgcttctctcagaaaGGCCAATTAACTGATCATCAGTGGgttcatacaggggagaagccatataaatgcctggagtgtggaaagagcttccctTGCAAAAGCAGCCTAAGTAAACATCAAAGGGTTCactctggggagaagccatataaatgcctggagtgtgaaaAGACCTTCTCTTCTAATTATGCTCTAAATCAtcatcaaaggattcacacaggggagaagccatataaatgcttggagtgtggaaagagcttctcgTGGAATGACCGACTAAACGTACATCAACGGGTTCACACGGGggaaaagccatataaatgcctggaatgtggaaagagcttctcacGGAATCGCCGTCTAAAAATACATCAACGGGTTCACATTAGTAATCCTCGGTTTCCGTTAGTAATCCGTCCGAGAATAAtcaaaccgaaaccgatgaacaCAGAGGCaaccttttccataggaatcaatgtaaatccaattaatccattctag
- the LOC125427096 gene encoding zinc finger protein 208-like isoform X1 produces MASCREGPLLAPVSRREGGSGSCMRSAVSFEEVAVFFTEEEWALLDSGQRKLYREVMERNYKTVGFLRNYLSQKALQVPERSILPIVAVQGAVFPREEKICNMEFHQVSLLSCFPRLEGEFGSCASAGKTPTVSFEEVAVFFTEEEWTLLDPGQRKLFWEVMEENYETVTSLAAGVREMVTEKVSRRLVVGKDKDLQMEAKSGDQTASKQKRRKKREAKEKQKKKLADFQSRNQPEISAQEEIQQRNTRHKGALKDSRFRWNTYKCLECGKSFSCSSSLTKHQKLHRRQKPYKSPECGKCFSHNVQFTAHQKVHLGEKPYKCLECGKCFTWKSRLTVHHRVHIGVKPYECLECGMCFSQSDQLNVHHRVHTGEKTYKCLECGKCFTWKSQLTGHQKVHTGEKSYKCLECGKNFSYICHLRTHQWVHFKKKELYKCLECGKSFSCNRNLISHQRIHTGEKPYNCLECEKCFKRKDQLTVHHRIHTGEKPYKCLECGKTFSCNRNLISHQRIHTGEKPYNCLECEKCFTRKDQLAVHHRIHTGEKPYKCLECGKTFSCNRNLISHQRVHTGEKPYKSLECGNSFSCQSNLTKHQMVHTGEKPYKCLECGKCFTRKDQLTIHQRVHSGEKPYKCLECGKCFTRKDQLAVHHRIHTGEKPYKCLECGKTFSCNGSLFQHQRSHTGENPYKCQECGKSFSSQSNLTKHQMVHTGEKPYKCLECGKCFSRNSHLTIHQRVHTGEKPYKCLECGKCFSRSSRLSVHQRIHTGEKPYKCLECGKFFSRSDQLNVHQRVHTGEKPYKCLECEKTFSFNSGLSKHQRIHTGEKPYKCLECGKCFSQSSQLTVHQRVHRGEKPYKCLECGKCFSQSSQLTVHQRVHIGEKPYKCLECGKCFFRNSQLTKHQRVHTGEKPYKCLECGKCFSQISHLTVHQRVHTGEKPYKCLECGKCFSRSAQLIIHQRVHTGEKPYKCMECGKSFIRIDQLTVHHRVHTGEKPYKCQECGKTFSSSYAVRTHQWVHTGEKPYKCLECEKTYSRKSDLTQHQRIHTGEKPYKCLECGKCFTWNGQLTMHHRVHTGEKPYKCQECKKTFSLNRDLRKHQWVHIGEKPYKCLECGNTFSCNGDLDKHQRVHTGEKPCKCLECGKSFSHNGQLTKHQRVHTGEKPYKCLECGKCFSQSSHLTIHQRIHTVEKPYKCLECGKIFSCNGDLRKHKRIHTGEKPYTCLECGKSFSRNDHLNLHQRVHTGEKPYKCLECGKSFSRNGHLKVHQWVHTGEKPYKCLECGKSFTLNGYLTVHQRVHTGEKPYKCLECGKNFSYSRDLRTHQSVHKGEEPYKCMECGKSMSSNRTFRIHQRIHTGEKPYKCLECGKCFSQKGQLTDHQWVHTGEKPYKCLECGKSFPCKSSLSKHQRVHSGEKPYKCLECEKTFSSNYALNHHQRIHTGEKPYKCLECGKSFSWNDRLNVHQRVHTGEKPYKCLECGKSFSRNRRLKIHQRVHISNPRFPLVIRPRIIKPKPMNTEATFSIGINVNPINPF; encoded by the exons ATGGCGTCCTGTCGGGAGGGTCCTCTCCTGGCTCCCGTCTCCCGGCGGGAGGGAGGATCCGGCTCTTGCATG AGATCTGCAGTGTCCTTTGAGGAGGTCGCCGTGTTCTTCACGGAGGAggaatgggctctgctggattCAGGGCAAAGAAAACTCTACCGGGAAGTTATGGAGCGAAATTACAAGACAGTGGGCTTTCTGA GGAACTACCTTTCCCAGAAGGCCTTGCAAGTGCCAGAGAGGTCAATCTTGCCTATTGTCGCTGTCCAGGGAGCAGTTTTTCCTAGAGAAGAAAAAATATGCAATATGGAATTCCACCAagtctctcttctttcttgtttcccCCGGCTGGAGGGAGAGTTTGGTTCTTGCGCATCTGCAGGAAAG acacCCACAGTGTCCTTTGAGGAGGTCGCCGTGTTCTTCACGGAGGAGGAGTGGACTCTGCTGGATCCAGGCCAAAGAAAACTCTTCTGGGAAGTTATGGAGGAAAATTATGAGACCGTCACCTCTCTGG ctgcaggaGTGAGGGAGATGGTAACAGAAAAGGTTTCAAGAAggcttgttgtggggaaagacaAAGACCTGCAGATGGAAGCGAAATCTGGAGATCAAACGGCGTCAAAGCAAAAGcgcagaaagaaaagagaagcaaaagagaagcaaaagaagaaattgGCTGACTTTCAGAGCAGAAATCAACCTGAGATCTCAGCCCAAGAGGAAATACAGCAGAGAAACACAAGGCATAAGGGTGCATTAAAAGACTCAAGGTTCCGCTGGAACACATATAAATGCctagagtgtgggaagagcttctctTGCAGTAGCAGCCTAACTAAGCATCAGAAGCTTCACAGAAGGCAAAAGCCATATAAGTCTCCGGAGTGTGGAAAATGCTTCTCTCATAATGTTCAATTTACTGCCCATCAAAAGGTTCACCTGggtgagaagccatataaatgtctggaatgTGGAAAGTGTTTCACCTGGAAAAGTCGGCTAACTGTACATCACAGGGTTCACATAGGGGTGAAGCCTTatgaatgcctggagtgtggaatgTGCTTCTCGCAGAGTGACCAACTAAATGTACATCAcagggttcacacaggggagaagacttataaatgtctggaatgtggaaagtgcttcacCTGGAAAAGTCAGCTAACTGgacatcaaaaggttcacacaggggagaagtcttataaatgtttggaatgtggaaagaattTCTCTTATATTTGTCACTTAAGAACACATCAAtgggttcattttaaaaaaaaggaactttataaatgcctggagtgtggaaagagcttctcttGCAATCGCAACCTAATATcacatcaaaggattcacacaggggagaagccttaTAATTGCTTGGAGTGTGAAAAGTGCTTCAAAAGGAAAGATCAACTAACTGTACATCACAGGATTCATACGGGGGAGAAGccttacaaatgcctggagtgtggaaagaccttCTCTTGCAATCGCAACCTAATATcacatcaaaggattcacacaggggagaagccttaTAATTGCTTGGAGTGTGAAAAGTGCTTCACTAGGAAAGATCAACTAGCTGTACATCACAGGATTCATACGGGGGAGAAGccttacaaatgcctggagtgtggaaagaccttCTCTTGCAATCGCAACCTAATATCACATCagagggttcacacaggggagaagccttaTAAGagcctggagtgtggaaacagCTTCTCTTGCCAAAGCAATCTAACTAAACATCAaatggttcacacaggggagaagccatataaatgcttggagtgtggaaagtgcttcactCGGAAAGATCAACTAACTATACACCAGAGGGTACACagtggagagaagccatataaatgcttggagtgtggaaagtgcttcactAGGAAAGATCAACTAGCTGTACATCACAGGATTCATACGGGGGAGAAGccttacaaatgcctggagtgtggaaagaccttCTCTTGTAATGGCAGCCTATTTCAGCATCAAAGGAGTCACACAGGTGAGAATCCTTATAAATGccaggaatgtggaaagagcttctctaGCCAAAGCAATCTAACTAAACATCAGatggttcacacaggggagaagccatataaatgcttggagtgtggaaagtgtttcTCTCGAAATAGCCATTTAACTATACATCAGAgggttcacactggggagaagccatacaaatgcctggagtgtggaaaatgctTCTCTCGAAGTAGCCGACTAAGTGTacatcaaaggattcacactggggagaagccatacaaatgcctggagtgtggaaagttcTTCTCGCGGAGCGACCAACTAAATGTACATCagagggttcacacaggggagaagccttacaaatgcctggagtgtgaaaAGACCTTCTCTTTTAATAGTGGCCTAAGTAAACATCAAAGGATCCACACTggtgagaagccatataaatgcttggagtgtggaaagtgcttctcacAAAGTAGCCAACTAACTGTACATCAAAGGGTTCAcagaggagagaaaccatataaatgtttggagtgtggaaagtgcttctctcaaaGTAGCCAACTAACTGTACATCAAAGGGTTCACataggggagaagccatataaatgcttggagtgtggaaagtgcttctttcGAAATAGCCAACTAACGAAACATCAGAgggttcacactggggagaaaccatataaatgcttggagtgtggaaagtgcttctctcaaaTTAGCCACCTAACTGTACATCAGAGggttcacactggagagaaaccatataaatgcctggagtgtgggaagtgCTTCTCGCGGAGTGCCCAACTAATCATACATCagagggttcacacaggggagaagccttaTAAATgcatggaatgtggaaagagcttcattCGGATTGATCAGCTAACTGTTCATCAcagggttcacacaggggagaagccatataaatgccaggagtgtggaaagaccTTCTCCTCCAGTTACGCTGTAAGAACACATCAgtgggttcacacaggggagaagccttaCAAATGTCTGGAGTGTGAAAAGACCTACTCTCGTAAAAGTGATCTAACTCaacatcaaaggattcacacaggtgagaagccatataaatgcttggagtgtggaaagtgcttcactTGGAACGGTCAGCTAACTATGCATCACAgggttcacacaggagagaagccttacaaatgccaggagtgtaAAAAGACCTTCTCTCTTAATCGTGACCTAAGGAAACATCAGTGGGTTCACataggagagaagccatataaatgcttggagtgtggaaacacctTCTCTTGTAATGGTGACTTAGATAaacatcaaagggttcacactggagagaagccatgtaagtgcctggagtgtggaaagagcttctctcATAATGGTCAACTAACGAAACATCAGAGGGTTCACAcgggggagaagccatataaatgtttggagtgtggaaagtgcttttctCAAAGTAGCCACCTAACTATACATCAGAGGATTCACACTgtagagaagccatataaatgcttggagtgtggaaagatcTTCTCTTGTAATGGTGACCTAAGAAAACATAAAAG gattcacacaggggagaagccatatacatgcttggagtgtggaaagagcttctcgCGGAATGACCACCTAAACTTACATCAacgggttcacacaggggagaagccatataaatgcttggagtgtggaaagagcttctcacGGAATGGCCATCTAAAAGTACATCAgtgggttcacacaggggagaagccatataaatgtctggaatgtggaaagagcttcactcTGAATGGTTATCTAACTGTACATCAGAGGgttcatacaggggagaagccTTATAAATGCCTTGAATGTGGAAAGAACTTTTCTTATAGTCGTGACTTAAGAACACATCAATCGGTTCACAAAGGTGAGGAACCTTATAAATgcatggaatgtggaaagagcatGTCTTCCAATCGCACCTTTAGAATacatcaaaggattcacacaggggagaagccatataaatgcctagagtgtggaaagtgcttctctcagaaaGGCCAATTAACTGATCATCAGTGGgttcatacaggggagaagccatataaatgcctggagtgtggaaagagcttccctTGCAAAAGCAGCCTAAGTAAACATCAAAGGGTTCactctggggagaagccatataaatgcctggagtgtgaaaAGACCTTCTCTTCTAATTATGCTCTAAATCAtcatcaaaggattcacacaggggagaagccatataaatgcttggagtgtggaaagagcttctcgTGGAATGACCGACTAAACGTACATCAACGGGTTCACACGGGggaaaagccatataaatgcctggaatgtggaaagagcttctcacGGAATCGCCGTCTAAAAATACATCAACGGGTTCACATTAGTAATCCTCGGTTTCCGTTAGTAATCCGTCCGAGAATAAtcaaaccgaaaccgatgaacaCAGAGGCaaccttttccataggaatcaatgtaaatccaattaatccattctag